A stretch of the Pseudosulfitobacter pseudonitzschiae genome encodes the following:
- a CDS encoding ABC transporter permease, producing the protein MAIALGLTLIVLSLASLFVGVIDISWAALGSDPEALQLMAISRAPRTIAVVISGGALAVSGAIMQMLVRNRFVEPMTAGTGQGAALGILLVTLYVPAASILVKMVMASFTALVGGAGFLAIVHRLPPTQPLLVALVGLIYGGIIGACVTFVAYQADLLQYVEIWMNGEFSGVLQGRYELLWLVALVAGLCYLAADQFAIVGMGRSASINLGLNYTQTMILGLLAISVVTALTVVTVGMIPFVGLVVPNIVSRLAGDNLRHSLPLTAMSGAVLVLASDILGRIVRYPYEIPVGTVFGVIGAVLFLWLLYAPKRHAS; encoded by the coding sequence ATGGCAATTGCACTTGGCCTGACGCTGATCGTGTTGTCGCTGGCATCTCTTTTTGTCGGCGTCATCGACATCTCTTGGGCGGCACTGGGATCAGACCCCGAAGCTCTGCAACTGATGGCGATCAGCCGCGCACCACGGACAATTGCGGTGGTGATTTCGGGCGGGGCGTTGGCGGTGAGTGGTGCGATCATGCAGATGCTGGTGCGCAACAGATTTGTAGAGCCGATGACAGCGGGTACAGGGCAGGGGGCCGCGTTGGGTATCTTGCTGGTGACCTTATATGTGCCTGCCGCCTCTATTCTGGTGAAAATGGTAATGGCGTCGTTTACGGCACTGGTCGGGGGTGCGGGATTTCTGGCCATCGTCCACCGATTGCCGCCTACGCAACCCCTGCTGGTTGCACTTGTCGGGTTGATCTATGGCGGGATTATCGGCGCTTGTGTCACGTTTGTCGCCTATCAGGCCGATTTATTGCAATACGTCGAAATATGGATGAATGGAGAATTCTCCGGTGTCTTGCAGGGGCGGTATGAATTGCTTTGGCTTGTCGCGCTGGTTGCAGGGCTTTGCTATTTGGCTGCCGATCAGTTTGCGATTGTCGGCATGGGCCGTTCGGCCAGCATCAATCTGGGCTTAAACTACACCCAGACGATGATCCTAGGGCTGTTGGCAATTTCTGTGGTGACCGCGCTGACTGTCGTCACCGTGGGCATGATCCCTTTTGTCGGGCTGGTCGTGCCCAACATCGTTTCACGGTTGGCTGGTGACAATCTGCGCCACAGCTTACCGCTGACTGCAATGAGCGGAGCTGTACTGGTTCTGGCAAGTGACATTCTGGGGCGCATCGTGCGCTACCCTTATGAAATTCCGGTGGGAACGGTGTTCGGTGTCATCGGTGCCGTCTTGTTTTTGTGGTTGCTCTATGCGCCTAAACGTCATGCCTCATAA